In Rhodamnia argentea isolate NSW1041297 chromosome 11, ASM2092103v1, whole genome shotgun sequence, one genomic interval encodes:
- the LOC115727176 gene encoding MDIS1-interacting receptor like kinase 2-like yields the protein MKIYHIIHLNPVSRPVGSHVGKPTTAATWILIALALSYSYPAIATGTEADALRRSGWWIDAITSNTSASHCTWRGISCDHSGSVIEINMPLGRCYGCWVVTNLSSMNFSLLPNLASLQVPDNFLVGIIPLQICAVPKLRHLNLSENYLTGELPLCLQNLTLLEVVDIHNNQITSPIPRELGNLKKLIHLDLSFNSLDGPIPPALANLRNLTNLYLQGNAFNGSIPPGIGNLRKLAYLSMEENKFTGCIQSEIGNLKSLPHLDLSLNIFSGNIPHELEDLVMLGYLNLANNSLQGSVPNFRKLSNLDYIDLSYNHLTGKVPRNLFDVGYMNLEGNEGLEYAAMETEANALRRSGWWPNFLKNNGSLAHCMWPGISCDDSGSIVNINITQQGQYGYDLEWDFSSMDFSLLSNLVFLGLHDSHFTTIFPLQICALPKLRHLNLSHNYITGEFPLCLQYLTTLEVIDIHSNRIDGPIPPELGNLKSLIHLDLSLNMLWGTIPPTLGHIDYIDLSYNDLTGKIPKNLAHVPYGSFIGNEGLQTIDGSRRMSRVDGSKRKSRAVLMVVLIPVMVISFIFYLVLGNLIIFRRRMKSMQSETVEKNGDFLSIWNYDGRIAYEDIINATEDFDIKYCIGTGGYSSVYRAQLPNGKIFALKKLHRLEAEDPSLDKSFRNEVRHLTEVRHRSIIKLHGFCLHKRCMFLIYEYMERGSLFCVLRGDVEAVDLDWSKRLQIVWDMAHALSYLHHDCARPIVHRDISSNNVLLDNKMQAFLSDFGTARLVEPNFSSNLTANIAGTRGYIAPELAYTLVINEKCDVYSFGMVAMETIMGEHPGEIILMLPALVTEDIMLHQILDPRLLIPRENSVARSIVLVVSLALACLSSNPKSRPTMKQVSEAFLAPKLVLAKPFHSISLAQLQGNNRGVWCEGGSTENSSGQQEEQSVDKMMMQIGERG from the exons aTGAAGATATACCACATTATTCATTTGAATCCTGTAAGCAGACCCGTCGGCTCGCATGTTGGCAAGCCGACGACCGCAGCGACATGGATCCTTATTGCGCTAGCTCTCTCCTACAGCTACCCTGCCATTGCCACCGGAACAGAGGCAGACGCTCTTCGTCGCAGTGGATGGTGGATTGATGCCATCACGAGCAACACCTCCGCGTCACATTGCACGTGGCGCGGCATTTCGTGCGACCATTCTGGTAGCGTCATCGAAATAAACATGCCACTGGGACGCTGCTACGGCTGCTGGGTCGTAACTAATTTGAGCAGCATGAATTTCTCTCTGCTCCCGAATCTCGCCTCTCTTCAGGTACCCGATAATTTCCTCGTCGGCATCATTCCCCTTCAAATATGTGCAGTCCCAAAGCTCAGGCACCTCAACTTGTCGGAAAATTACCTAACCGGTGAGTTACCTCTTTGTCTACAAAACCTCACCTTGCTAGAAGTTGTTGACATTCATAATAATCAAATCACTAGTCCTATCCCTCGTGAATTGGGAAATCTGAAGAAGCTTATTCACCTAGATCTTAGCTTCAATTCCCTTGATGGCCCTATCCCTCCGGCTCTCGCGAATTTGAGGAACTTGACTAATCTCTATTTGCAAGGAAATGCCTTCAATGGATCTATTCCTCCCGGAATAGGGAACTTGAGAAAATTGGCATATCTGAGTATGGAAGAGAACAAATTCACTGGATGTATCCAGTCCGAAATAGGTAATTTGAAGAGTCTCCCTCATCTAGATTTGAGCTTGAACATCTTCTCCGGAAATATCCCTCATGAACTTGAAGATTTGGTCATGTTAGGCTATCTCAATCTTGCGAACAATTCTCTTCAAGGCTCAGTTCCCAATTTCAGAAAGCTTTCCAACTTGGATTACATCGACTTATCGTACAATCATCTCACGGGAAAAGTTCCAAGAAATCTGTTCGACGTTGGTTATATGAATTTGGAAGGCAATGAAGGTTTGGAATATGCTGCCATGGAAACAGAGGCAAATGCTCTTCGTCGCAGTGGGTGGTGGCCTAACTTCCTTAAAAACAACGGTTCTTTAGCACATTGCATGTGGCCCGGCATTTCATGCGATGATTCTGGAAGCATTGTCAATATAAACATAACACAACAAGGCCAATATGGCTACGATTTAGAATGGGATTTCAGCAGCATGGATTTCTCTCTGCTCTCAAATCTGGTCTTTCTTGGACTGCATGATAGTCACTTCACTACTATCTTTCCCCTTCAAATATGTGCACTCCCAAAGCTCAGGCACCTCAACTTGTCTCACAATTACATAACTGGTGAGTTCCCTCTTTGTCTCCAATACCTCACCACGTTGGAAGTAATTGACATTCATAGTAATAGAATCGATGGTCCTATCCCTCCCGAATTGGGAAATCTAAAGAGTTTGATCCACCTGGATCTGAGTCTCAATATGCTTTGGGGGACAATCCCTCCGACTCTTGGTCATATAGATTACATTGACTTGTCGTATAATGATCTCacgggaaaaattccaaaaaatctgGCCCATGTTCCTTATGGATCTTTCATAGGCAATGAAGGTTTGCAAACGATTGATGGTTCGAGAAGAATGTCGAGGGTTGATGGTTCCAAAAGAAAGTCGAGGGCTGTACTTATGGTGGTACTTATACCAGTGATGGTtatatcattcattttctatttgGTTTTGGGGAATTTGATCATATTTCGGCGTAGAATGAAGAGCATGCAATCAGAGACAGtagaaaaaaatggagatttcttGTCAATATGGAATTATGATGGGAGAATTGCATATGAAGATATAATCAATGCAACGGAAGACTTTGACATCAAATATTGCATTGGAACTGGTGGATACAGTAGTGTCTATAGAGCACAACTGCCCAATGGGAAAATCTTTGCATTGAAAAAACTTCACCGTCTTGAAGCAGAGGATCCATCTTTGGACAAGAGCTTCCGAAATGAAGTGAGGCACTTAACAGAAGTACGACATAGAAGCATAATTAAGCTCCATGGTTTTTGCTTACACAAGCGATGCATGTTCTTGATTTATGAGTACATGGAAAGGGGAAGTCTATTCTGTGTTTTGAGAGGTGACGTTGAAGCGGTGGACCTAGACTGGTCTAAAAGACTCCAGATTGTCTGGGATATGGCACATGCTTTGTCTTACCTGCACCATGATTGTGCTCGGCCAATTGTTCATCGAGACATATCTAGCAACAATGTTTTGCTCGACAACAAAATGCAGGCATTCCTATCAGATTTCGGCACAGCAAGACTAGTAGAACCTAATTTCTCATCTAATCTCACTGCAAATATCGCAGGTACTCGTGGATATATAGCACCGG AGCTCGCTTACACTTTGGTCATCAATGAGAAATGCGACGTATATAGCTTTGGAATGGTAGCAATGGAAACAATAATGGGTGAGCATCCAGGTGAGATCATCTTAATGTTGCCGGCACTCGTCACAGAAGATATTATGCTACACCAAATATTGGACCCGCGCTTGCTAATCCCAAGAGAGAATTCCGTCGCAAGAAGTATCGTTCTAGTAGTTTCTTTGGCGCTTGCTTGCTTGAGTAGCAATCCAAAGTCACGGCCCACGATGAAACAAGTTTCGGAGGCTTTTCTAGCTCCAAAACTAGTGTTGGCCAAGCCCTTCCATTCAATCTCACTCGCTCAGCTCCAGGGAAATAATCGAGGAGTATGGTGCGAAGGTGGATCAACGGAAAATTCGTCAGGCCAGCAAGAAGAGCAGTCGGTTGATAAAATGATGATGCAAATTGGTGAACGTGGTTGA